CGAACCGCAAACGCGATGGCGTCTATTGAAGCTTGAAACTCATTATAGTCGAGATTCTCGCTCTGAAGCGAGTCAACGATGACCACCGAATCATCCTCAAGCGCGTACGCGCCTGCCACCATTGCTGACGCATTTAGATGGAGCAGATGTCGGAAAAGTTCTTCACGCTGGTCGCCTTCGGGCACATCCATAAGCTTCACGCGGAACGTAATCACAGGCGGAGTGTGGACCACCACGATATTATCTACTGCGTCACTTTCGTCATGGATGATCCAAAATCCGTCCTTGACGCGCTCAAACGGTAATTGCGTTTCGATCAGATAAGCTTCGATCTGGTCATTCGTCGTCATGCATACTCCCTTTGCCCGGACAATTCGGTCGATTAAGGTTGAAACCCGGGAATCTTAGGGGTCACCTTCTCGCTGTGTCAAGCGAAGCTCAACTGAGATTCTAACGTTGGCAGCACCTGTACTTTGGCGTAAGGTCTTTCGACTAGTCCCGGTCTGAATCTTCTGGAGCTCGAATGGAGCCAAGCAAGCTCTCTCAATTGATGTCGGCTATCAACGATGCCGTCGATCAAGATGACCACGAGGTCGCCCTTCGTATCATTCTCGCCAACTTTTCGCGCTTTGACGATAACGTCCCATTGCGCGAACGCGTTGCCCTCATACTTGCGCAACAAGGCAGAAAGCGAGAGGCAGTCGACATCTATCAGGCTGTTGCCCGGCATTTCGCAAACGCCGGTCATCCCATGCGAGCCATCGCGGCCGCCCGGCAGATGCTCGCCCTGAATCCAGACACGCCAGTCGTGCTCGACCATATCGCGACCCTCTACAATATTCGAAGCCCGTTCATATCGTCGGAAGTCACGAGAGTGCCGCTTCCGGAACCTCGCGAATCACTCGACCTTCAAGGTCGATCATGTGATGTGCCTGACGATGAACTCTTGGACCGAGCTTCCGAACTTGCGAGTACGCGTACTGGACTTCTTTCACAGCCCGGTGGCCTTCCGTCGGTTCCGCTTCTGAGTTTGTTGCCGCAAGAGGCCCTCAGGCGAGTCCTCGACCTTATCGAATATAATGTCTACGACCGGACGCAACGCATCGTTGAGAAAGACAAACGAAGCGTGGACCTCGTTTGGACGGTCTCAGACGAGCTCATCGTGAAGGCCGAGACCGGGATTTTCTATCTCCAACCCAACGATCTTATCGGACTCGCTTGCCAGGGAAGCTCTGGACGGCCTTCTGAAGTGGACGTTTTTGCTCAAACGGGCTCAGAGATTCTGAGACTGACCGAGGCAGCGATTCAAACGCTGAGCGTTCAATTTGGAGATTTCCAGAACCGAATTGCAACGCTTCGCCGGCACGCCATGACAGAACATATCCTGGCGCGCCACCCCATGTTTAATGGGCTCTCCGATGAGACCCGTGCTGGGATCATGGACTCGTTCACCGGACTGCGACTCAAGAAAGGCGATTCGCTCATCATTCAAGGTGTCCCTAGCCCTGGCCTCTTCATCGTGCTCGACGGCAAGGTCGATGTCGTCCGCAAAGACGACGAATGGGAAATCACCATCGCTACACTCAAGAGCGGTGAGATTTTCGGCGAGATCGGACTTGTGGCCGACACACCTGCTGTGGCTGGGTGTGTGGTGTCGGAGTCAGGTCACGTCATCCATCTTCCGCGAGCCGATTTCGAGGCCCTGAGCCTCAAGCACCCCTCCATGGCGCAATACACCTCAAACATTGCTGCCGAACGCTTACACGACAATTCGCACTCGTTGAACGCGTCCGACCTCTCAGAAGTCGACTGAAATCAAAAAAATTTGGTTCCGGGGAATGCAACGTGCCTCAAGATTCGTTACACTTGATGTAAAGAGGCGATTTACGCCGACTCTCGCAAAGAGGACAACATGACGAAAATCCAACGCACACTAGGGCTCAGCCTGGGAATCGGAACACTCCTCCTCGCGTCGCACGCTCACGCGGTGACTCCGGTGGACCGCTTTCAAGAGTGTATCGGCACAAGCCAGACCACCACAGATAACGCCATTCCTCATAACCCAGCCCACGCCACTTTCGGAGTTCAGATCTCCGATACGGAACCTCGTTGGGATGAAGTCATTCTAGATTTCGACGACGATGTCTCGCACGAAGAAGCCGTGGCTTTTGCAAAGTCGTGGGGTCTAGATGCGGACCTTAACAGCCCCACTTCTGACGCCCCGAACATCTACGTGGCTAAAGTCGAGGAAGGCGCGGTTCCGTTTATTCGAGACTGCCTGAGTTCAAACTCAATCCTTGAAGGGGTGGAAGAAAATATCGAGTATCAGACCTTTGGAGCCCCAAACGATCCCCTTTATCAGTTCCAGTGGAACTTTAAGCAGGTGAATGCTGAGAGCGCATGGAAGATGGCGACGGGCAAAGGTGTCGTCGTGGCCGTGATCGATACAGGTGTTGCCGCCGAAGACGATAAGGCCAAGAACATTATTGCGGCAAAAGACCTCGCGGATACAGCTTTCGTCAAAGGCTACGACTTCGTCGACAAAGACGATTTTGCTTGGGACGGACACGGACACGGAACACACGTGGCCGGTACCATCGCCCAAAGCACCAACAACAAGTACGGGGTCGCAGGGCTCGCGTACAACTCCAAGATCATGCCGCTCCGCGTGCTAAACAGTCGTGGATTCGGTCAAGTCGCAGACATCGCTGACTCGATTCGATTCGCAGCAGATAACGGCGCCAAAGTCATCAACATGAGCCTTGGCGGACCACTTCCGAGCCTCGTAATGAAAGCGTCGATCGAACACGCCCACAAGAAGGGTGTGACCATCATCGCTGCCGCTGGAAACGCCGGGAAACGCTCACCTAGCTACCCTGCTGCCTACGATAAGGTCGTAGCCGTCGCGGCCACGCAATTCGACCAGCACACTACCTTCTACTCTCAATGGGGTCCTTATGTGGACGTCGCTGCGCCAGGTGGAAATACTCGCATCGACCAGAACAAAGACGGGCGCCCAGATGGCGTGATGCAAGAGACGCTCAAAGACGGAAACACAGCCGTCCATGACTTTGCCCTCTACATGGGAACGTCGATGGCATCACCACACGTAGCCGCGATCGCGGCGCTGATCATCGAACAAGGCGTGACGCACCCCGACAAAGTCGAAAAAATCCTGAAGCAGAGTGCGGATGAGTCTCAAAAGAAGCGCTACTCCAACCCAAAAGAGTTTGAAGAGCGCTACGGCGCAGGCATCGTGCAAGCTGATGCGGCGGTCAAAGCAGCCGTCACCGAACAAGGTTCGACCCGTTTTGGTGCTGGCCTATTGCTCGCCCTCTTGGCCTTCGCAGGAGTGCGACGAAAGGACATGCTTGGAATCGCCCCGAAAGCGAGCCCACTCTTCTTCACAGGACTTGTCGCAGCTTCAAGTGGACTCTTCTTCTTGCCTTTGATCGCTGGAGACCTCTCATGGACCGCATGGTTCTCAAGACCGCTTGCGGAGCTCGACATGATGCTCCTCGGCGTTGGGTTCCACCAGACCCCGATTTTTGCGAGTGCGTTGCTTCCTCTCGGCGCAGCAGCGTTCCTTAATGGCTCGAAGACACTTCGCGCGCTGAGTGCTGGCTTGGCCATCGGTATGGCGGGATTCCTGCTCGCCGAGTCGTTCATTCTGACTTCCGATGTACTTTGGATTCCTGGCGCGGGCATGCTTGACAGAGTTTGGCTTGCAGCCAACGGCCTCTTCGCCTTTGCAATCGGTTACCTGACGCTCAAGCGCTAAAAAATTGTCCTAGTCCCAGCGCGTGATATTGCTTTTATGTCGGGCAACGGTGCCCCAAGTCGACACGGAGGTCGGACATGAGCGAAGTCAGAAAGCAAGAACGTATCAATTGCGACATCATCTTCAATAAGGTGGAAAGCGGCATGATGACTATCTGCCGAGCAACTAACATCTCACTCGGTGGGATGCGGGTTGAGCGCCTTCTTGAACCCTTTGATGCCAAAGACGAAAAAGTGAGACTCGAGATAGAGCTCCCCGGAGATAGCGAGCCATTGCTCATCGGCGCTAAGAAGACCTACGATGCCCAAGGGCATTTCGGTCTCAAGTTCACCGAGATCTCACACCGCCACTTCGTTCGACTCCGAGATTGGGTCCACGGACAAAACGCACCGATTCACCTTCCAGCCTTTAGATAAGTTTTCCGACTGGCCTCGGAATATGAGGGCGGTACATCCCAATGGGATGTGCCGCTTTTCAGTTTCTTGTCGAAGAGATACACTCGCCCGAATTCTGATAGGGAGACCCAATGACCGATGTCCTTCTGAACACACTTCGAAAATCCCCTTTATTTGAGCAGGTTTCCGAAGACCTTCTGCAAATGCTTTCCGAAAACGCTAAGTTAGTTTCGTTTTCTTCCGGTCAAAGCTTGATCGAAGAGGGAAAACAAGTGGAGAACCTGGTCCTGGTGGTCGAAGGTTCGATCAAGGTGTTTACGAATGCGTTTGGAAAGCATGTCGACCTCAAAGAAATGGGACCTGGCGATTATGTGGGAGAGGTTTCGT
This Microvenator marinus DNA region includes the following protein-coding sequences:
- a CDS encoding PilZ domain-containing protein, with amino-acid sequence MSEVRKQERINCDIIFNKVESGMMTICRATNISLGGMRVERLLEPFDAKDEKVRLEIELPGDSEPLLIGAKKTYDAQGHFGLKFTEISHRHFVRLRDWVHGQNAPIHLPAFR
- a CDS encoding Crp/Fnr family transcriptional regulator, whose protein sequence is MTDVLLNTLRKSPLFEQVSEDLLQMLSENAKLVSFSSGQSLIEEGKQVENLVLVVEGSIKVFTNAFGKHVDLKEMGPGDYVGEVSLLSGKAATATVQAASDVEALLLPKKAIQDAVAADEHLRKRIEGTTLQRAKDTLGKVLQ
- a CDS encoding S8 family serine peptidase; translated protein: MTKIQRTLGLSLGIGTLLLASHAHAVTPVDRFQECIGTSQTTTDNAIPHNPAHATFGVQISDTEPRWDEVILDFDDDVSHEEAVAFAKSWGLDADLNSPTSDAPNIYVAKVEEGAVPFIRDCLSSNSILEGVEENIEYQTFGAPNDPLYQFQWNFKQVNAESAWKMATGKGVVVAVIDTGVAAEDDKAKNIIAAKDLADTAFVKGYDFVDKDDFAWDGHGHGTHVAGTIAQSTNNKYGVAGLAYNSKIMPLRVLNSRGFGQVADIADSIRFAADNGAKVINMSLGGPLPSLVMKASIEHAHKKGVTIIAAAGNAGKRSPSYPAAYDKVVAVAATQFDQHTTFYSQWGPYVDVAAPGGNTRIDQNKDGRPDGVMQETLKDGNTAVHDFALYMGTSMASPHVAAIAALIIEQGVTHPDKVEKILKQSADESQKKRYSNPKEFEERYGAGIVQADAAVKAAVTEQGSTRFGAGLLLALLAFAGVRRKDMLGIAPKASPLFFTGLVAASSGLFFLPLIAGDLSWTAWFSRPLAELDMMLLGVGFHQTPIFASALLPLGAAAFLNGSKTLRALSAGLAIGMAGFLLAESFILTSDVLWIPGAGMLDRVWLAANGLFAFAIGYLTLKR
- a CDS encoding cyclic nucleotide-binding domain-containing protein, with the translated sequence MEPSKLSQLMSAINDAVDQDDHEVALRIILANFSRFDDNVPLRERVALILAQQGRKREAVDIYQAVARHFANAGHPMRAIAAARQMLALNPDTPVVLDHIATLYNIRSPFISSEVTRVPLPEPRESLDLQGRSCDVPDDELLDRASELASTRTGLLSQPGGLPSVPLLSLLPQEALRRVLDLIEYNVYDRTQRIVEKDKRSVDLVWTVSDELIVKAETGIFYLQPNDLIGLACQGSSGRPSEVDVFAQTGSEILRLTEAAIQTLSVQFGDFQNRIATLRRHAMTEHILARHPMFNGLSDETRAGIMDSFTGLRLKKGDSLIIQGVPSPGLFIVLDGKVDVVRKDDEWEITIATLKSGEIFGEIGLVADTPAVAGCVVSESGHVIHLPRADFEALSLKHPSMAQYTSNIAAERLHDNSHSLNASDLSEVD
- a CDS encoding YbjN domain-containing protein yields the protein MTTNDQIEAYLIETQLPFERVKDGFWIIHDESDAVDNIVVVHTPPVITFRVKLMDVPEGDQREELFRHLLHLNASAMVAGAYALEDDSVVIVDSLQSENLDYNEFQASIDAIAFAVREHYSDLSGFNPSGN